The genomic interval atcaaacaaacaaaatccgaaatgactgcgcccgtcttACCAGAAAACgacgtaaaaataaaatatttaaatgaaactaaaccctttctgaataaaaaagaaattctgtattttttcgtaagcgctgaataatttgtttttggtggctgttattttgccgcaaAAAGACtaagcgcgcgctagtttgccatccaaacagtcacgtgatctcttagcgcaagtcccctattaggAGATAGGTGAATGCCATGTATGAAAACACTTCGGTTTGTTCCAGGCATCCTTCTCACGGCATACTCCCCCCTCGGCAATCCCGGACGTCTTGTGCCAAAAGAGAGGCTCGAGAGAGAGCCTAAGGTCATGGAAGAGCCTGTTATTAAGGAGATTGCTGCAAAACACAACTGCTCTGTCGCAAGGGTATGTAACCAAATAAAACACAATATTGGTATCGATGCGAGTTCATTGTTTCCGTGTGCAAAGGAGCTTCAATTTACCAATTTTCAAGTAGAATTTTACCTCTTTTCATGTcttccaaccaatcagagctCTCTGGGATCACGTTAATTTACAGTTGCCTCTCCATATCTCCTGCAAAGTATTACAATCGATATCTCTCCCCAGGTCCTTCTGCGTTGGGGCATCCAGCGTGGTTACCCAGTCCTACCGAAGTCTACGTCACGCGATCACCTGCATGACAACTTTTCCGCGCTAGGACTGGTTCTGACTGATGACGAAATGGCTGCCATAAAAAGCATTACGACACGGCAGCGTTACCTCACTCAAGGCTGGATGTACGCGGAGGGGGAATATGTCGACCCTTTTGACGGCGAAATAGATTAGATTTGATTATGGTTAAGGTCACGTCTAAAAAACCCAGTCCATATTTCTCTCCAGGcgtctttgacaaatttttattatgaatGTGTAAATGTTAAAACAAAGTGAATAGTTAAAAATGCAAACAATTGTAATAAGTACACATTTTTAGTAATAAATAGATCGTTtttctacctttttttttctcctgcCCCCTCTCATAGCGTATAGCGTTACAAAGGTCAGAACCAATAGTTTGACCATGTCACTTACGTGACTAGGTATCGCTGGCTCAATCCATTCACATCTACAGTGTGACGTCATATCCTGTAAGACTATCCTTTATAACGCGTTCACATAACGCGCCTTTCTTCAGTGATAGCCGACCTAGTACACGAGCTGGCCAAACAAACTACTCAAAGGTAATGTACGAATAAGACGTACTTGCACTCTGGGATTTTTAAATATTCCACCTCTATTTGAATGCTAGTTCAAAGCGATAGCATTATCCCTTTGTACTTATAAGCTTGGGAGAGAAAGTATGATGGAGATATGTATGATGGTATGTATTTCCCCATGCGTATTAATTTTTATGTGCAGAATACACACTGTGGCTAACTGGTGCTTGTCACTAGCTATGGCTAGCTTGGGCTATCTGTAATATTCCTCCGTGTGAAGAAAGCGTACAACCTATATCTATGGTACAATAGAAGCGATAGCAAGTTGACGCCAGAATGCCCAAGTTGCGTTCTTTTACAATTTTCAGTCTAGAAGCCTGATAACTCGAACCCAGATCGtttaaaatatgtttaaagTTTTCGATTATTGAGACGGAACTCAAATTGCTCTAAAACCTATCATATTCTTTAGATTATAGCGGCAAATCACTTCACTTAGACGAGCTGTGCAGGATACTTTTGTCGTGATATTCTTAGTCTATTACGTCATAACTAGAATCGCCTGTCACCCAAATACCAGGCCGTGTGTCACCTCCTCCCTCCTCTTTTGGCCAaatttttataagaaatgtATGGGAGCTGACTTTTACAAATCTACCGTCCGCCATATGTATAAGTGCCCCCTCCTTGGGTCACTAGCATAGctaacatttcctttgtctggTTGACTGGTGTGGGCACGGGGCGAAAGACTCTCAGTTGTAAAGAGTTGGTGTACACTGActtaacgacataacaatataggcgcgcgcactcttatgttcgtatgttcaagtgtgaatggttccaCATAAAGACATAACCCCTACTTAACGATAtagttatgtcactagtgtgcacgtCAGGCATAACTCATTGGCATAACTCCTTTTATTCTCAGGTTGGCAACATGATGCTACAAAAATGTGCTTTTTTTGCCATAGCGACTATGCTCGCATTCGCCTTACAGGTAAGCATGAAGATGCTGCCAAATAACCACTTGTGGTGGtcatggtaatggtaatgacTATAGTGTTAacaaatgatgatgatgatgatgacgatgatgatgatgatgatgatgataaggatgatagTGGTGTTAGATGATGGAAATgatcatgatggtgataatgatgatagtggtggggGGTGATGGTTGtggcgatgataatgatgatgatgatgatgactatgcTAATGTTGATATATCGACTTGCTAATGTTGATAATTCGACCTGGATGTTGATAATTCGACTTCGATGTTGATAATTCGACTTGTTGATAAATTGACTTGTTGATAATTCCAGTTAACTGTTGATAATTCGACTTGACCGTTGATAATTCGACAGTTGATAATACGACTTCGACTGTTGATAATTCGACTTCGACTGTTGATAACTGAATTGTTGATAATTCGACTTAATTGTTAGAGGAGAAAAGTAGTAAAACCTACATGTGGTAAAGATAATAAATCTTCCTGAAATAAGAAACTGATACAATAAGCATTTACTAGCTGACCACAAGACTTAAGACCCAAGCTAAACATTCGATTAACAATTTTTATTACACAAAGTATACAAGCCAAAAAAGCCCGCAAAAaaacccatactggttatTTAAAGCATTCTTGATCACTACAAGCTGcttttttgtataaaatataatttaactGCTCTGTCAGTAAAAGTATATAAAGTACATATATAAAGTTAGCTATCGAAATCGGATTTCGATAGCTAACTTTATATATAGTATTTAAGTTTAAAAATCCCATTTCTAGCTGTGTAAACAACAACTTACTCTATTGTCACTGAAAGGTTTTGTTGTCTTCAAGAGGCCGTAGTATTCGATGGCGATCAtagtaataatgatgatagtggtgggggtgatggtggtggcgatgatgatgacgacgacgacgacaacgatgatgatgatggtgatgatagtgacgaTGGTGGTGACCGCCGATATTGATATCGACTAGTTTGATCTTAATAACATGTAGATAGAAATAAACTATTTTCTACCCATATTCTAGGAATCTCAAGCTAGCGAACCAGGTGGCAGGGTTCTACTCAAACTTGAGCGCTTCTCCAATCCTCGTGGTCGCTGTTACAACCCCAGAATGCACCGCGACTTCTGCTGTGATCGGAGCTTCTGGCTCCGTCGCTGTACCAGAAAGCTAGATCCTTACTTCATCATCTGCGTCAAATTGACACAGGGAGCCAACAAGTGTACGCATGTGTTCGAGACTCGAacattcaagaaaaaaaacctgcTCGAGTTTTCTGTTGGTGATGCACTCGACGATCAAAACCGGCAAAGAAACCCACTTGCGTTTGGGTTCTCGAGATGGAAGGTAAAATTCCTagtgtggtgtttttttttttagtacgATGACTCCTTAGTCGTGCGTCACAGCTCAGGAACACTTTTGGGGACAAGGGAGGTAGAAAAAGTGATTGTTACGCTAAATCCTAATAATAAACCACGAATTTCCCTCTATTTTGGCAAAAATCTGCCTTGCTAGCGACGCGCTCTCCGTGTTTGATTAGAAAACCCGGTCGAATTATAAGTTGCGTAATCCGAGCTACTATAAAAAATAACCTAGGGCATGCTGATATCTCAGAATCTATTGTTCCTAAACAGTTACCACTCTTTACGGGGAGGAATACAGGGgaaaacaaagctaaatgagACGCTTATAGTAGGGTTTCAAGTAACAAGCTCGccaaaaaactaaaaatctaAACAATCAAGCCAGCAACAACCTTTGACTGGAAGGGCTCCTGGTTAAAAGGGCTCGAACTTcgttaatttttaaaaaaattaaatatgtGGAAAACAACACTTTTTCATGTTTGAATTCCACAGGGGTCCCATGATCCAAAAATGACCCATTCTGATACATGTTTTTTATCATATAGGGATTTTTGAGTGTCCGAATAACAATAAAAGATCAAGATTACCCGTCACGTGACGACTTCGTGGACGGCTTCCTTATCCAGCGATCCCTACCCCCCTCCTCCGATGGAAGTAACGCACGATGGCACACCTTCAGTCGCACAGGAAAGACCTCTGAATTTAGAACCTCATTCAGCGTACAGTGTAACAAGAACTATTATGGCCCAGAATGTTCCATGAAGTGCCAGCAGAAAGACAATATCGAAGGGCATTATACGTGTGATGAAGCCACAGGAAGAAAAATATGTCTTCCAGGTAATGTATTAGCCTCCTGCACAGGCATGTCGAGTGTTTTTTGTACATTTTTAGTGTTGGACTTTCTGTGGTACTATTAATGGAAGAGAGGGGACTGAGGGCTAGTTGAACCGGAATTTGGGCCTTTTATCGGAAAAGGGCTCATCGATTTCGGTCTTTCTTGATCCGGAAAGAGCTTTTTATAggggacttgcactaagaTATCATTTGCCTTTCTGGGAGGCAAAttcaaatcaaaataataaataaaaaaatcagaaatgataaaataaaatatttaaataaaactaaaaactttctaaaataaaagaattctggcttttatcgtaagcgctgaataagttgctgttattttgccgctaaaagcctgagcgcgcgttAGTTTACCACCCAaaatgtcacgtgatctcttagcgcaagtcacgtgatctcttagcgcaagtcccctattcagAGGCTCATTCTTTTCTGAAcacaccacaggaagcccgaaataaataaaagctccTTTTCCCAATAAAGGCCCAAAACATTCGAGACGCCTGTGGCGGAGAGGCCAGTAATGTATAAAatcgaaataaaataaatttctcAAGCTTATCACCCGTGTTAAATTCAACGATACCTCAGTCAGTCGAAGGCGACCCAGGCCTTCTGTCTGTCCTCTCAATGGTTATATGGAGGTTTTACTTTGTCTGCATCATCTCATTtggtttataattttttattgcCTCAGGCTGGCACGGTGTCTCTTgtcgggtaccctgtgtaccccacaATGACAATGTCAACGGTCACTACACGTGTGACGCcacaaccggaagtaaaactTGCCTACCTGGTTGGCATGGCGACCGGTGTAACATCTACTGCAGGAAGACGCCAACGTCCATTTGCGACGGatctggaaaaaaatactGCCTTCCAAACTGGTATGGAAAAGATTGCAGCAAGTATTGCGCGCCCACCGGCAACTTTGCTTGCAACAGCCTGACTGGAGAGAGAGGATGTGTTGCTGGGTGGTATGGGGATCAGTGTGATAGATACTGCATTGCAACACATGATGACACAGCAGCCTTTAGTTGCAGTGAGACAGGG from Nematostella vectensis chromosome 14, jaNemVect1.1, whole genome shotgun sequence carries:
- the LOC5507852 gene encoding multiple epidermal growth factor-like domains protein 11, whose product is MMLQKCAFFAIATMLAFALQESQASEPGGRVLLKLERFSNPRGRCYNPRMHRDFCCDRSFWLRRCTRKLDPYFIICVKLTQGANKCTHVFETRTFKKKNLLEFSVGDALDDQNRQRNPLAFGFSRWKGFLSVRITIKDQDYPSRDDFVDGFLIQRSLPPSSDGSNARWHTFSRTGKTSEFRTSFSVQCNKNYYGPECSMKCQQKDNIEGHYTCDEATGRKICLPGWHGVSCRVPCVPHNDNVNGHYTCDATTGSKTCLPGWHGDRCNIYCRKTPTSICDGSGKKYCLPNWYGKDCSKYCAPTGNFACNSLTGERGCVAGWYGDQCDRYCIATHDDTAAFSCSETGEKVCHKGWYGTNCERHCVRTRNSVCSNITGERICNKGWHGVNCDTYCMPRNDQNAAYSCDKDGKKACFPLWYGSECDVFCIPSPNGHYTCNKETGAKICAPGWSGVNCNQNVCSPRNDNSAGYKCDGNGNRVCLKNWYPEGNCTLFCQQPSPSFFCHRKTGRRICRPGWYPDGQCDVYCLPRDDISAAYRCDPVSGEKSCKFGWYGPQCDCSPKDDKTAGYTCDKLTGVRVCQPGWTGFMCDSRGN